cctaccccccccccccccacccccccacccccccccccacatatcgcTTGCCTGGCTTTGCCCCACCCCTACCATTCTTCCACCTTTCTGtccccctactccaatcagtctgaaaaaaggcccCAATTGAAAACATCACCTAGAGAACATGGGTTGGTGATGATTcaagtagggacccttcttcagacacttgccgctccttagtctgaagaaagggtcctgacccgaaacgtcactgagccatgttctccagagatgctacacctatacaccagcatctgcagttccttgtttctacaccaaaacatcacctatccatattctccagtgaaacaaggaagtgcagatgctggttttcagaacaggacatcacatatccatgtccttcagaaatgctgcctgacccgccgagttactccagcactttgtgttttttgctgAGAAACTTGTTAATGTGCGCAGGTTTGGTTGAGAGGACAGCAAGGTCTGATAAATTAAACtgtatttattttaatgcagGAAGCCTGATAGGCAAGACTCATGGCATGGTTAGGTACTTGGGACTGGGATTACACAAGCATAATTGTTGCAGAGCTGAGCGAGGGGAGGGCTggtagctcaatgttccagggaaCAGATACTACAGGCATGGTAAAATTGCAGacaggagaggaggggaaaggtgAACTTTTGATTAGAGaggacagagtcacagagacacaccaCAGAGACAAAAACAGGCCCACGacagtgctgacttgaagggccgaatggcttactcctgcacctattgtttattgtcaattgatgaccaacatgccccagctacactattcccacctgcccgcgtttggcccatatctctctaaacctgtcgcatctatgtacctgtccaaatgttcatCACAGCAGTTCTCAGGAGGATATTCTTGTGGGATTGTAGAGTGAAGTTATATGGTGCAACAGAAATAAAAAAGAGGATGCTCACATTGATGGGGTTGTATTATAGGCAGCAAGAacagagtggatgttgagaggatgctgccagtagtgggagagtcttggaccagaggccacagccccaGAAaataggacgtacctttaggaaggagatcaggatgaatttctttagccagaggttggCGAATCTGTGCAATTAATTTccatagacagctgtggaggccgtcatttggTATTTTTAGAGCGTAGATTGATGTTCTTGGTTAGTAAGAGCGtcagttttggggagaaggcaggagaatgaggttgagagggaaaagtagatcagccatgatcgaatggtggagcagattcgatgggccgaaaggcctaattatgctccattTCTTCTGGTCATAATTAGAGAAGCAAATGTGTGGGGAGATTGCAGATGATAGCTGTAAGAATAACAGTGTTGTAATAGTAGATCATTTTTAATTTGCTCACATTGACTGGGAATCGCACAGTGCAAGGATCGGAGGGGATGGAATTTCTTAAGCGAGTCCAGGAATGTTTTCTTACACAATGTATATTGAGCCCTGCTAGAGAGGGCACAATGAGATGACAAGAACCGCACACAATATTCAGAATGTGACCTAACAACTTTCCCTTCATTCTCACCTCCATCCATTCCCATCAAGTCCCCCGGATTCTATCACTTACCTTACTAGtaacaatttacagtggtcaattagcctgcacatctttgggatgcgggaggaaaccagagcatcaggaggaaaccaacgcagtcacaggaagaacatgcaaacaccacacagacatcaccctagatcaggatgaaacccgcgtctctggcgccgtgaggcagcaactctaccagttgcaccactgtgccaccataccaTGAACAAACCTCACAACACTTGTAATATTTTAGTATGTAACACCACATAGGCAACCACTGGTGTTAAGACCTCTTAGAAACCACCACACTGTTGACAATCAGACTTGAAGAATAGCTACCTAGCCTTTGTAAGGTAAGTGGCACCTACtaaagagggggaaaaaaatcaacagCTGTTTCAGAGAACAACACCCAAAAATACATGTGTcagaaggaagaagggtctcgacccaaaacgtaacataccccttttctccagaagctgcctgacccgcttactccaactttttgtgtccacccAAAAATACatggtgtagaaacaaggaactgcagatgccagtttgtcaagaaaagacacagaatgctagagtaactcaacgggtcaggcagcatctctggagaagggatatcccagtctgaagaagggtcccgacccgaaccgtcacctctccatgttctccagagatgttgacggacctgctgagttactccagcattttgtgtctttgctaCCCAGAAATACTCGTTCCTCTTGCTGCCATTCAGTTATGTCATTAGTATCTCTTTTCATCAACGGCTGCGAATTAAAAGCAATATTTTTTTCTGTCAAGGTAAATGCAGACACAAGTAAACATCCAACATTAACGGAACCAGGCCACAAGCCCCGGACTGGCTTACAGGCATACGCTGAAGTGCGAGTGAATGGGAAAAGGAAGTTCTCCTCTTTACGCCCCAACTGGTTAATCGCGACTCAATGCCGCCGCTTACCAAATGAATTGAGGAAATCGGCGATCTTCTTGATACTGCTGGTGATAACCTCAATGTACTCCCTGTTAGCCCAGTCCTGGTGGATTTCCCTCTGCACCGGATCGCCCTGCCCCGCCATGTCTCAACTACAAGCCGAGGTGAACCGAGCCCACCTGTGTCCACGGCACCGATTGGCTTCGAGCCGTCCGTTTCAGGGCGTTTAACAGTCTGATTGGCCCCATCTAACACGGAAAGAGGGATTGAGCAAAGATTATTGGCTAGGAAGGCAGCGGATGAGACGAACGTTGTCATTGATTGAAGCCAGTACAAGCAAAGGTCCTATAGCAAACGCTATATCTTTGGTACAAGTGCTCGGACTTGGGCGAGGAAAATATTTGGTCTGAAAAAggctctcgactcgaaacgtcacctattccttttctccagaaatgctgtctgatccaccgagttactcctgtattttgtatcgatcttcggtataaaccagcatctgcagttccttcctgcactaaaaTATTTGGTTGATTGACTGATAAACATCGAACGGAACAGCaggggaacgggcccttcggcccataataataataataatttcgcAATCGGTTGCATTAAACAAGAAAATAATTAGGTTAGCGAGATTAAAGTAATTATTGTAGGCGAGAACAATGCAATTGGTTATGATGAAGCTGGCAACTAACTGCAAATGCGGgtttatatataaaaaaacaaaaaatacattgCGTGATATGTAGAATCAgagtaatgcagcatggaaacaggcccttcggcctaacttgcccatgccgtccaagatgccccatctacactaatcccacctgccggcatttggcccatatccctttaaacctttgatATTTATTGCCCAACCCTAATTGTATATAGTCAGCctccgacccggaacgtcacttattccctttcccccagagatgccacTTGATCCGccgagctattccagcattttatgttcatCTTTAAGGAcagaaccttttttttaaatttccaaatgtaaactttattcagaatataaAAATGTGTATACCAAACAGAAAACTGTGCAAATACTCGTATTACGTTATCAGTATCTAAAGGGTGTAGGCGTCATACTAGAATGGCTGCAATTTCTTCGGAAAGGCGCTCCCACGGAGGGCTGTTACATTCACTGCAGAAGTTACTGGGTTAAAAAAAGGGCGGGCGCCATAACTGATTTGGTTTCAGTTCATTCATAAACAAAGCTGTAGTAACGCAGCCTCATTCCGATTGGTTACACTCTCCAGCAACCATTAGATGTTGGAACGTTGAAGTATTAACGTTCGGGAACGTGCTATATCCGTCCATTGCGACGTCATTATCAATGTATCGAATTGTTACAACATATCAAAAACTGCTACACTTATATTCCAGGTAGCTAAGCAACACAATATATTTATATTAGGGCTCAACTCAACGGAGGAATTAGAGAGGTCTCCAGAATAGTTCGTATTTAGTCTTATTTCCTATCGTACCGATTATTTTATGTGACGGGCGAGTATATTAATTTAAATTTGTTATTTTAGGTAATGACAAGAAAACTGGTCACACAGAATAGTGCTCTGATCTAAAAATCATCAACCTGAATTATTGGCTCCTGTTTCTTTATCTCCACAGACGCTGGCTGACTTGATGAATACTCTGGTATTTTCATGTTCACTGGCTCTAGGAGTGAaattaagccatttggtccatcaagtctactctgccattcgattatggctgatctaccttttcctctaaaaccccattcacctgccatcacccctgacacccaagcagaatatgaggtgccaagcgcaggcaggtgggactagtgtagatgggacatgttggttgttgtgggcaagttgggccgaagagcctgtttccacgctgtgtaactctgagacacactagtcccacctgctcatgcTTGGcctataaccatctaaaccttggccaaactcatctatgccaaacatgatggtcCACCTAAGTCGGTCCCATTTTATcatatatggcccatatccctctttccTATCGTTAGactgtactttagagatacagtgcagaaacaggcccttcggccaccgggtTCATGCTGTCCATCGGTCACCCGTACACTCCAATTCTGTTATCCAAGTTTttaatccactccctacacacttggggtgcCAATTTAGAGAGGCCAATCACCCTACTCTGACTGATAGTTAGAAGCTCTCAGTGGTGGTATTGTCCTTGCACCTTCTCCATAGTCTATTTTTTATCACCACCCTGgaagtaaaaaagttacccctttggttcctattaaatgttgtccctctcactttaaacctatgttcactgggtcttgattcccctacatttGGGTAGGAGACTCTGAATTCAACCTATTTattcctcataattttgtacacatctTTAAGTTCAGCCCTCAGCCTCCGGCACTCCCAGCAATAA
The sequence above is a segment of the Amblyraja radiata isolate CabotCenter1 chromosome 18, sAmbRad1.1.pri, whole genome shotgun sequence genome. Coding sequences within it:
- the brk1 gene encoding protein BRICK1; translation: MAGQGDPVQREIHQDWANREYIEVITSSIKKIADFLNSFDMSCRSRLATLNEKLTALERRIEYIEARVTKGETLT